CAAATAAATTATTTGGAGCTTCTTTTTATGTAGATCCATCTGATGATTTAAAAGTTAAAAAACCAGAAATAAATTATAAAATTTGGGAAAATGCCGATTTTAAAATTAATAAAAATGTAATTGAAGGATTTTCTAATAGAGGACTTTTAAAAGTTAAAAAGAATAAAAATTTAAAAATTCCAAGTGAACATAATGGAATAAAACTAACACAGATTGCAGATGATGCTTTTAGAAACATTAATTTTAGAAATGAAAGTCTAAAAAAATATGACTTGGAAAGTGTAACTTTACCTAATAGCATAGAAAAAATTGGAAATTTTGCCTTTCAGTCAAATTATATAACAGAATTAGATGTTCAAGATTGTGAAAATTTAACTGAAATCGGAAAAGGTGCATTTATGAATAATAAGATAAGTACACTAAATTTGAATGACCATTTAAAACTTATTGATGATGCAGCTTTTCATATAAATAATTTGGAATTTGTATTTATTCCTAAAAATGTTGAGAAAATTGGAATTTCAGCATTTAGAAACAATAAAATAAATATGCTTTTGATGAATTCAGAAAAACTTTCAGAAATTGGAGAAATGGCATTTCTAGGAAATGCTATAGCTCAAGTTGATTTAACTCAAACTCCAAATTTAAAAACAATAGGAGTTCAAGCATTTGCAGGTAATTTAATCACTTCAGTTAATTTACCTTATGGTGTTGAAGAAATAAGAGAAGAAGCATTTAGGAAAAATTCAATAAAAGAAGTTGCTTTTCCGAATTCACTAAAGAAAATAGCTTTTAATTCATTTGATGAAAATCCAGGAAATTTAGAATATAAAAAAGTTTTAGTTGAAATTACCGGTGGAAATATTAATAAAATTCCTGATGGAAATAATTTTATTGTAAATAAAAATACCTTGGCTAAAGACAGAACTGAGCTTAAAAAAACTATTGAAAAAATTGATTCTTTAAAATTAGATGAATTTCAAGAAAAAACAAAAAAATTATTTTTGGATATAAAAAAAGAAGGAGAACTTCTCTTAGAAAAAACTAATTTAAGAGAAGGAGAAATGCTTAAATATATTTTTGAAACTAATTTTTTAATTGATAGATCAGACATTAATATTTTATTAAAAAAAGCTAAGAAAAGTCTTTCAAATGGTGATGAAAAATCAAAAAAATTGTTAGAAGACAAAATTAATTATGCTGAAAAATCATATAATAACAGTGCATTGGATACTAGAAAATTAAAAAGACTTAAGAAAGAATTAAAATTTCTTACAGACTTGGTAAATGGAGAAGGCGAAACATCAAAAACTGTTATGTTACAAGGTCATCATAAATTAAATAGTCCATTACCTATACCATCATATCATATAGGCGTTAATGTTTACTTTGACAAGAACGGTAAAATTTTATATGTTTTGGATATGAGCTACAATATAGGAAAAGGAACATTAAATCAATATGGTACAGAAGTGGAAAATGTTGATGAGGATAATGAAGGATATCACAAGTTAGCATTGGATACTTTATCAGACTATGAAGGACTAAACTATAAAGAAATTTTGTCTGGAAATGTTGATTCAATTGGTAATATACTAAAAGTTGAAAAAGCAAAATATCATAGAGAAGGTATGTTTGAGGCAATAAAAGATGCTTGTAAAGATTATAAAGAAAAAGTAATCCGAAACGAAGAATATGACATCACTGTAGTTTCATTAGAAGAAACAAAATTTACAAATCTAAAATTGAGCGTTAAAAAAATAAATTCAGACAGTATAAAAAATCTACGAAATAATGTTTTGAATGCCTTTGATATACAGTTTAAAAATTTGAATGATAAAAAAGTTGATATGACTGGTAAATTTAAATTAATTTTAAATAAAAAATTTAGTGATGTTAAAGCTGTTTATCACCTTTCTGAATCAGGAGAACTAACTTCATGTAAATTTTCTCAAACTAAAGAAACTGTATCATTTGAAACGACACATTTTTCAAAGTATATCATTGAATATAACAAAACAAAGGAAAAAAATTCTGAAGGAAATAACTCAGATTTAGAAAATAACAGGAATAATAATATTTCTAGAAATGATACTAATACAAAAGCTAATACAAAAAATATGGGTAATAAACTACCACAAACTTCTATTGAAAAATCATCAATATTAGCAGTATTTTTAAGTATAGTAGTTTCAATTTTCATTTTTGTAAAATCAAGAAAATATAATTAGTTATTAAAGAAGTTAAATTAAAACTGACCTCAATAAATTAAAAATAATTTTTTGAAGGTCAGTTTTTAAATATAAAAATAAATACTATAAAACTATATGTAAATGTGGTATAATGATAAAAATATTTTTTTAATTGTGTTTATTTAATTGATTGAGAATTGCTTATATGGGGGTGTATGATGAATAAAAAAGAAAAAATAATTCAACTATGGTTTGATATGTGGATAAAACAAAAAGATTTAGGAATAGATGAAATTTTTACAGAAGATGTTATTTACACAGAGAGTTGGAGCCCCAAATATGAAAATCGTGAAACAGTAAAATTATGGTTTAATGAATGGAATACTCGTGGAATGGTAATAGATTGGACAATTAAACAATTTTTTCATAAAGGCAATCAAACTATTGTAGAATGGTATTTTAAAAATAAAATGAATGATGAAAGTATCGAAGATTTTGACGGAATTTCTCTTATTGTATGGACTGATGACAATAAAATAAAAGAATTAAAAGAATTTGGCTGTAATCGAAACAACTATAATCCTTATCAAAATGGTAAAATACCAAAATTCAGGGACGAAAAAACAAATTGGTTTTAATCATTTCAAACTAAAATAATTAAGAATAATTTAAAAGGAATGTCCCCTATCAATTATGGATTACATTCCTTTAATAATTTCTATATTTTTAAATCCAGTTCAATTAAATGACTGCATTTTATTATTTTAAATATCAAAATTCTACATACTATAATTCTTTAACTTTTTCTATCCATTTATTAAAGTTTGTTTTAAATATTATTGCCTTACTATATGGAAGACATAGTTCTGCCTTCCCAATATATTCTTTAAGTGTGTTAAGAGTTGTCTTAACATTAGTAGATCCAGATGTTGAAAAAGGAACCACCTTTTTATCATCTAAATTATAATTCTTTAAATAATCTAATACAATCATTGGTGGTTTACTAAACCAAATTGGATATCCCACTAAAACAACATCAACATCAGAAATATCTACAACTGGTGCAACATATTTAGCTGTTATATCCTTCTTTTTTTCATCTCTCGCTCTTCCAATAGCCTTAAAATATGAACCATAAGAAACTTCGGGTTCTATACTTATCATATCACAACCAAGATTTTCTTGGATTTTTGTTGCAACATTTTTAGTCTTACCACTATTTGAATAGTAGAAAATAATAGCTTTCATATTTTACCTCCTTATTTTCATTTTAACTTTAATTAATCATAGATATAATTTAAAAATTTCTATTTACTTTACTTATTTTTTAATACCTACTATTTTTATACCCTTTTTCTTATTTGCTTTAATCTCCATATTTTCAGTCGACACAAACTTAAGAAAAGCAATACCTTTTAATTTGTTTTATAGGAAATTCAAATATTCCTCTTTGTGATAGCACAACACTTATGAATAATCCTACAAATAAAAATTCAATCTTTCCCATAACTCCTGCATAAAATAAACTTGAAATACAAAATAGTTTTTCAAGTAAAATATAAAATTTCCAATGCCAAAAATAAACATTTATCGAGTTTTTACCCATATTGCTTATCCACTTAATTTTTTTATTTGGTATTAAGATTATAAAAGAGCAAAGTATCAATAACGACAATATGTAACAAGATAGTCTTGCCAAAGCTCCATATCTTAATATTGGTTCATAAAACGCGTTTCTTCCGGTAAATAAATACCGTAAAATATAAAATTTATCTATTTTATAAAAACACAAAAATCCCCATATCAATAAAATCAATATCGAAACTATATAAAGTCCCTTATACTTATTTTTAATACTTATTATATCCTCACTTTTAAGCATTGTACCTAACAAATAAAAAGGAAAAAACACAATAGCTCTTGATAAATACAAAAAATCTCCAATAGACTTGTCATATCCGGTAAAACAAGCCAAAACTACTGAAAAAACTAAAATATATTTTTTATTTTCATCTTTTATAACATAAGATATTATCGTATAAATTGCAAGAACAAACATAAACCATGATATTCCCCCATCAGATAAAAGACTGAAGCTAACATTGCCATTTCCGCTTAATCTGTCAAAAATCAAGGTTATTACTTTATACAAAAATCCAATACTACAATAAAAAATACACTTTTTTACAATATTTTTTTCGCTATGAAACAATCCTGAAATAAAAATAAATAGAGGCATATGAAAAGTATATATAAATAAAAATACACTTTTATACACATCTGATTTAGCTGTAAATTCATCGGCTAAATGTCCAATAACAACAAGTGTTATTAAAATAAATTTAAGATTATCCCATAGTGCTATACGCTCTTTCATAATTCCTCCCAAAAAACAAATAATTTATTTTTTCCAATCTCCATTTATAATTTTTCTATAATTTTCCGGATCAGTATCTCCTTCTGTATTAATTAAAAGAATAACAGAATTTTCATCTATTTTCATTTTTTTCTTCATCTCTTCCATAGAAGGTTCTGTCAAAACTCCAAGTAACGCACCCATTGTTGAAGCACCTGATTCTCCAGAAATAATTTTTAAATCTTCTCCTTTATTAAAAGCATAGGCTCTCATTCCATCAACTGCCATTTCATCAGAACCGGAAATATAAAAATCAGTATAATTCCATATAATTGGCCAGATAAGACTACAAGTTGTTCCGCAATTCAATCCTGCCATAATAGTCGTTGGTGCTCCTCCTACAGAATAAGATTTCCCATCGCCTATCTCAGCAGAACGATAAATACAATCGGCAACATTTGATTCAACAATAGTAAATATAGGTTTGTTATTTTTATAATGTTCTACAAAATATGCAATCATTCCTCCAGCCATTGAACCTACTCCTGCCTGTAAAAAAATATGTGTAGGAATTACATTTAAATTTTCTAACTCTTCAGTAATTTCATAAGCCATTGTGAGATACCCTTGAATAATCCATGTCGGAATTTTCTCATATCCATCCCAAGAAGTATCTTGAATTAATATCCAACCATACTTTTTACTCATTTCTAAAGCATATTTAACAGTATCATCATAACTTAAATCTGTAATCTCTACTTTTGCAGGACCAACTTTTCGAATTGCTTCTGCTCGAACTTCTGCTGTTCCATAAGGCATATAGACATGGGCTTTACATCCAAATAATCCTGAAGCCCAAGACACTCCCCTACCATGATTTCCATCAGTACATGTTACAAACTCAATCTGTTCAAGTCTTTTTTTATATTTATCAGATAACAAATCATTTAAACTAGTAGTATCCGGATTAAGATTTAATTCATCACATAAAATTCTAAACATTGCATAACTTCCACCTAGCCCTTTAAATGCATTTAGTGAAAAACGCTTTGATTCATCTTTTACGTAGATTGCACCAATATTCAGCTTTGAAGACAAATTAGGAAGACAAGCGAGTGGAGTTTTCTTATATTCCTCAATCTGTTTATGAAATTTTAATACTGCTTTCGCCTGCTCTTCACCATATAATTTAATATCTAATTCCTTTTTAGTATTTGAACTTTCAAGAACTTTTATCTTTTCAAATTTACCATTCATTGTAAAATAACTCCTTTTTTGTCAAAACATGCCATATAGTTTTGTTTTCAAAACCACATTTTAAATATAAATTTTCAGGATTACTTTTATTATTTATTTTCCCAGAAACAGTAACAAAATCTGCTTTTTTCTTTAATCTATACAATAATTCATTTACAATAACTGTTCCAAATCCTTTTTTTCTATAATCTTTTGAAACTTGAATCCAATCCAAATACCCCTCTTTTATTTCATCATCAAATTCAGCAATTCCTGTAGCAACTATTTTTTTATTATATTTATCAAAAATACAAATCCACAATTCCTCATCATATACTATACGATCTTTATAAGACTCTAATTCTTTAATTGTTATTCCCTCATCATAACAACTATTTATATGAATGGCAAATTCTTCAATACTACATTTGTAAAAAATAAAATTCTCAGGAAGATTACATAAAATAATATTATTTAAGTTGTGAACTAATTTAAAATAAATATCATCATTAAAATCTTTTAATAGCTCTTTTGAAAAATACTTATCATTAATTATTTTCATATTATCTGGAACTTTGAATTTTTTACTTTTCCAGTATGACAAAGCAGAGTGTTCAGTTGGGTTTTCTAAATATTTTTTCTCACTCATTTTACCTCCTATAAAAATATTAATGTATACATAGTATTATTCCTATTCTTATACCTTCTCAATCTCCACAACCACTTCACAATGTGCTGTTTTACTGAACATATCACATAGTTTTACTTTCTTTAATTCAAATCCACCTTCTATAAAAAGTTTTAAATCTCTTGTAAGTGTCGCTCCGTTGCAACTTACATATACAACTTTTCTAATATTACTTTTGATAATAGTATCTACAACTTTTTTATCAAGTCCTTTTCGTGGAGGATCTACAGAAATTATGTCTATATTTTTATTTTTTAAGATTTCATCAATCTTTTCTTCACTTTTTCCATATAGAAACTCAACATTATTCACATCATTTAGTTTTAAATTTTCTTTAGCGTCTTTTACTGCATCTTTTACAACTTCTACACCAATCACTTTTTTAAAATTTTCTGCAAAATATATACTTGTTGTTCCTATTCCAGAATATAAATCTAATAAGTTTTTATCTTTATTTTCTCCTAAAAAATCTTTTGCTATATTATATAAATTTTCAGTTTGAAATCTATTTACTTGAAAAAAACTCTTTGGAGAAATATTAAATTCATATTTTCCTATTTTATCAGTAAAATTTTTCTTAAAAAATATTAATTTACTTTCTTGTCCCATAATTATACTTGCTTTTTTAGGGTTAATATTTATATGTCCACTTACTAATTTCTCATATTCACTTAAACTTTTTACAAAATTTTCAACTTCTACTGTATCTTTTTTAACAACAACTGTAATCATAATTTCAGAATTGAAATTTGACCTTATGCTGATATTTTTCAAAATTCCTTCGTCTGTATTTACATCATAGGATTTAATTTTAAATTCTTTTAATTTTGCTTGTAAAAATGGTAAAAATTCATTTATACTCTCATCACTTAATGGACAATTTTCAAGTTTTATTTTGCTTTCCCCATTATCCACACAGTAACAAAGTTCAAAATTTTCATTTGTCTTTAATTCAATTTTATTTCTATAATTTAAGTTATTTTTATTATCTAAAATTTCTACACCTTCTAATTCTATACCTGTATTTTTTCTAAGGCTATCTAAAAACATCTTTTTCTTTAATTCAAGTTCTTTTTCATATTTTAGATTTATAAAATGATAGATATCTGTTAGTTTTTCATCATATAGATTTTCTCTGTATTCACTATATTTCAAATATTTTTTAACATATCCGTTAGAAAATTTTTTCTTCTTTTGAGTTATTTCAACATCTACAATATCTCCAACAAGTCCACCTTTTACAAAAACTACTCCCTCTTCACTTTTTGCAACTCCAAGTCCCTCATTGGTATTGTCAATTATTTCTAAATTTCTTAATTCCATTATTTTCCTCTTTGTCTTGTAATTTCATATAAACCAAGTTTTGTAAATCCGTGAAAATTCCAAATCTTATTGTCAAAAATTTGTATTTCTTTAATTTTTTCTTCCAAAATTTCTTTTTCTTTTGTTTTCATATTTATAAAATCTACAATTATTATTCCCGAAATATCCCTAAAAGAAATCTGTCTAATAATTTCATCAATTGCAATTAAATTTACAGATAATGCATTCTTACTTTTATTTATTTCATTTGTTTTTTTCTTTGAATTTACATCTATTACTGTAAGTGCTTCCGTTTTTTCTATAACTATATTTATATCTTCAACTTCAACTATTTTTTTATTTAATCCCTCTAGATATACTCCGATATTATAATCATATTTTGGAGAATATTCTTCATCATACATCAATTCATTTTTCAAAAATTTATTATCTTTAAAACTCTTGTATAACTCTTTATCATTTAATATACAGGAATATTTTTCATTTTCAAATAAAAAGTCCTCCAAAAAATTCTCCTTTTTGTAGATTAATTTAGGAACCGGTAAATTATTTAAACTATCCACTATTTCTTGCATTTTTTCTACATTTTTTCTTATATCATTCAATAAAGCGTCTTCATCACAATCGACACTTTTTGTTCTCAATTTTACTGAAAAATTTGATTTTATATTTTTTATTTTTACTAAATCAAAGTTATGTTCTTTTAATTTTTTTGAAATCAAAATATCTTCTCTATTTTTGTAAGATATAACTGAAAACATTGAAGAAATTGAAAAATTCATCGAAACATTAGGTGCTTTTTCTCCTGCATTTATTTTATAAATTTCAACAAATATAACATCTCCAACTTTTACTTCACCGATAGTATCTTTAAAGTCTAAAAATCCATTTTTCCCATTTTTAAGTTCTACAAAAAAGCATTGTAATGCATCAACTTTTTTTACAACTCGTACTCTGTATATATCTCCAATTTCAAAATCACTAAATGTTTTTACAAAATAGGAGTTTAATTTTGAATTTAAAACTTTTCCATATTCAATTTTTTCTTCATTTTTATATATAAATAAATAATCTTTCAAAACTTTCTCCTATTCAACATATTCAAAATTATTCTTTTTATATAGAATTTTTTTCAACAACCCACAAAAATACACACAAAAAATATAATTAAGCTGTGCAAGGTTATAATTATATTCTAAAATTAAATTTCTATCTTCTCTTATATTTATCTCTTCACTTAAATTTTTCAATTTTTTAAAAATCTTATTAAATTGATAATAATAAAAACTTTGATGTATCACTAAAATAGCAATACTAACTAAAAACATAATATTAAAAAATAATTTAATCATAAAAACTCCATAAAAAAAGAACTTGGTTAATCCAAGTTCTATTTTACCATAAATTTAGCTATAAGTTAACTACCTTCTACATATATCCCATTCCAGGATTCATTCCGCCAGGCATTTGTCCCATTGGTTCATCTTTAGTTACATCAGCAACAGCAGCTTCTGTTGTTAAAACCATTGATGCAACACTTGATGCATTTTGAAGTGCTGATCTAGTAACTTTTGTAGGATCAACAATTCCATTTTCAAGCATATTTACATATTTTTCACTTAAAGCATCAAAACCAATTCCAACTTCAGCATTCTTAACATTTTCAACGATAACTGAACCTTCTAAACCTGCATTTATTGCAATTTGTCTAACTGGTTCTTCAAGTGCTTTAACAATTATATTAACACCTGTTCTTTCGTCTCCATTAGTTCCTTCAAGAAGTGCTTTAACTTTTGGAATTACATTTAGCAATACAGTTCCACCTCCAGGAACAATACCTTCTTCTACTGCTGCTCTTGTAGCTGCAAGTGCATCTTCTATTCTTAACTTTCTTTCTTTAAGTTCTGTTTCAGTAGCTGCACCAACTTGAATTACTGCAACTCCTCCAGCAAGTTTAGCAAGTCTTTCTTGTAATTTATCTCTATCATATTCAGAATCGCTTATTTCTATTTGATTTCTAATTAAAGCAACTCTTTCTTCTATAGCTGATTGTTCACCTGCTCCATTTACGATAACAGTAAGTTCTTTTCCAACAGTTACCCTTCTTGCTTTACCTAACATTTCAATAGAAGTTTCTTTTAATTCATATCCTAAATCTTCTGAAATAACTGTACCACCTGTTAAAATTGCAATATCTTGTAGCATATCTTTTCTTCTATCACCAAAAGCAGGTGCTTTTACAGCTACACAGTTAAATGTTCCTCTTAATTTATTAACAACAAGAGTTGCCATTGCTTCGCCTTCTACATCGTCAGCAATAATTAAAAGTGGTTTTCCTTGTTGAACAATTTGTTCTAATACAGGTAAAACTTCTTGAATATTAGTAATCTTTTTATCAGTAATTAAAATATATGGATCTTCAAGTTCAGCTTCCATTTTTTCAGTATTAGTTACCATATAAGGAGAAACATATCCTCTATCAAATTGCATACCTTCAACAACTTCTAAAGTTGTTCCCATACTTCTAGATTCTTCAACAGTGATAACACCGTCTTTTCCAACTTTTTCCATTGCATCAGAAATTAATTTTCCAACTTCTTCATCAGCTGCAGAAATTGATGCTACTTGAGCAATACTTTCTTTTGTTTCAACAGGTTTTGAAAATTCTTTAATTCCTTCAACAGCTTTATCAACTGCTTTTTTAATTCCCTTTTGAATAATCATTGGATTTGCTCCTGCTGCAACATTCTTTAAACCTTCTCTGATAATTGCTTGTGCTAAAAGTGTTGCTGTAGTTGTACCATCACCTGCAACATCATTTGTCTTAGTTGCAACTTCTTTAACAAGTTGAGCTCCCATATTTTCATAAGGATCTTCCAATTCAATTTCTCTTGCAATAGTAACACCGTCATTTGTAATAAGTGGTGAACCGAATTTTTTATCTAAAACTACATTTCTTCCTTTAGGTCCAAGTGTAACTTTAACTGTATTTGAAAGTTTATTAATACCAGCTTCCATTCCTTTTCTTGCTTCTTCATTAAATTTAATTTCTTTAGCCATTTAAAAACCTCCTAATCTTCAACAACTGCTAAAACATCAGCAATTTTTACAACAATATATTCTTTTTTATCAAGTTTAACTTCAGTTCCTGCATATTTTGAGAAAATTATTTTATCTCCAACTTTAATTAAATCTTTCTTATCTTCATCTTTTAAAATTTCATCACCAATTGCCAAAACTTTAGCAACACTTGGTGCCTCTTTTGCAGAAGTAGGAAGAACTATACCTGAACTTGTCTTTTCTTCTACCTCAACCATTTCTATAACTAATTTATCTCCTATTGGTTTTAATTTCATAATATCCCTCCTATTAAAGTTATTAGCAGTCTATTAACTTGAGTGCTAATTGATTACAAATATATTATACCACATAAAACATAATTTATAAACATTTTTATAAAAAAATTTTTTTAATTAGAAAATTTTATTTAAAATAAACTTGTTTATTCAAAAAAAAATCACTCAATACAGATTTTACTCTATAATTGAGTGATTTTAAATTTAGAAAATTTATTAAATTATAAAACTAATTATTTTTATTTTCCTTTTCCTCATTCTTTTCTTCAGATTTTACTGGTTTATCTGTTTTTGTTTTTTCTACATCCTTATTATCATCAACTTTTTTATCTTCAGTCTTTGGAACAGAGTTATTTTTTTCTGCAGATTTTTCTTCAACTATTTTTTCTTTAGATTCTTCACTATTTTTTTTAGTTATTTTATTTTTCTCTTCTTCATAACCTGAATAATCTTTTGTATCTTCTTCATCCACATAATCTTCATTATCTTTTTTGGCTTTTTTTGGTGCTTCTGGTAGTTTCTTTTTATATCTAATTTGTCCATTTACTTTTTCAAAATCAGCTAAACTAAATGTTAAAGTCTCATCATTTATATAAACATAAGCAATATCACCTATAATATAAGCATCCGTTTCATCTTCAAGATTATAAACTTTTCTAAGATACTTTAATACTTCCTCTTTATCAACTGTTATTTTAGACTCAATTTCTGCATTTGGATTTTGAATTATATATTTTAAAGCAGCTACTATTTCTCTGGCGGTACATTCACCATATTGACCAGCTTTTGCATTTTGAATAATTTGTTTTATAGTTATTGCATGGTAGTGACCTCCATGTAACCAATAAAATATTCCTTTTGTAACTCCATTAGATCCATAAACTGGTAATGTTGTATTTAAATCTCCATAATGTCTCATTGCTCTAAGATTACTATCAAGATATGGAATTACTTTATCTTTTATTTCTGCTTTTACACTTTCATAAGTAAATAATTCATTTTCATCTACACCAATATCTGAGTGATCGCTTCCTTCTTTAATATATTCAGCATCAGGATAACGGCTTCTAGGATTTTCGTGAACTACTCCGACCTCTTTATCTCCAACATATAAATGCCAATGATCTCCATGATCTATAATTTTTGTAACCCCTTTTGGCCATTCAAATGGTTTATTTGAATTTTCTCCATGATTTCCTTGATATTCTCCAAATTCAGCTTCTGGATAAAGTGATCTTGGATTAGTATAAGTGATTCCTTCATTTCCTTTTG
Above is a genomic segment from Parvimonas micra containing:
- the groL gene encoding chaperonin GroEL (60 kDa chaperone family; promotes refolding of misfolded polypeptides especially under stressful conditions; forms two stacked rings of heptamers to form a barrel-shaped 14mer; ends can be capped by GroES; misfolded proteins enter the barrel where they are refolded when GroES binds) produces the protein MAKEIKFNEEARKGMEAGINKLSNTVKVTLGPKGRNVVLDKKFGSPLITNDGVTIAREIELEDPYENMGAQLVKEVATKTNDVAGDGTTTATLLAQAIIREGLKNVAAGANPMIIQKGIKKAVDKAVEGIKEFSKPVETKESIAQVASISAADEEVGKLISDAMEKVGKDGVITVEESRSMGTTLEVVEGMQFDRGYVSPYMVTNTEKMEAELEDPYILITDKKITNIQEVLPVLEQIVQQGKPLLIIADDVEGEAMATLVVNKLRGTFNCVAVKAPAFGDRRKDMLQDIAILTGGTVISEDLGYELKETSIEMLGKARRVTVGKELTVIVNGAGEQSAIEERVALIRNQIEISDSEYDRDKLQERLAKLAGGVAVIQVGAATETELKERKLRIEDALAATRAAVEEGIVPGGGTVLLNVIPKVKALLEGTNGDERTGVNIIVKALEEPVRQIAINAGLEGSVIVENVKNAEVGIGFDALSEKYVNMLENGIVDPTKVTRSALQNASSVASMVLTTEAAVADVTKDEPMGQMPGGMNPGMGYM
- a CDS encoding co-chaperone GroES, coding for MKLKPIGDKLVIEMVEVEEKTSSGIVLPTSAKEAPSVAKVLAIGDEILKDEDKKDLIKVGDKIIFSKYAGTEVKLDKKEYIVVKIADVLAVVED